A single genomic interval of Gemmatimonadota bacterium harbors:
- a CDS encoding putative DNA binding domain-containing protein, producing the protein MNSNQLSSLVAAGESATLEFKKSTAEKERACRTLCAFANGQGGQLLFGVTPAGKIVGQNVADRTLEELAQEFQGFEPPVLPVVERVPVDAEREVLLLTVARSPRTPVSFRGVAYERVLNTTRTMPRETWQRLLLEEMHAIERWENRPAVGWDVTRLDTREMVLTLEESIRRGRIDDPGTREPLEILRGLGLLVDGDHVSRAAVVLFCKDEAPLPDYPQLLLKVARFKGTTRDEFLDNREFHGNAFALMRRAERFLIESLPIAGRIIPGRMDREDTPLLPVEAMREALANAFVHRDYSIGGGSVSVALYDDRLEIISIGDLHFGLTPEALFREHESRPWNPMIARTFYRRGIIETWGRGTLKIARLMRDAGHEPPTVALRPGAVVVTFGLPVASAPENAPEAPQKTTGKTPGKTPGKTPGKTPEAILALLRSNPKLSIPELAAELRRSSSAIERAVRKLREAGRLERIGPDKGGHWKVIE; encoded by the coding sequence ATGAACTCGAATCAGCTCTCTTCGCTCGTTGCAGCCGGCGAATCCGCGACGCTGGAATTCAAGAAGTCCACCGCCGAGAAGGAGCGCGCGTGCCGCACGCTGTGCGCCTTTGCCAACGGACAGGGCGGGCAACTGCTGTTTGGCGTCACTCCGGCTGGCAAGATCGTCGGCCAGAACGTCGCCGATCGCACCCTCGAAGAATTGGCCCAGGAGTTCCAGGGCTTCGAGCCGCCGGTGCTGCCTGTTGTGGAGCGCGTGCCTGTTGATGCGGAACGCGAGGTCCTACTGCTGACCGTAGCACGGAGCCCTCGAACGCCGGTGTCATTTCGGGGCGTAGCCTACGAGCGCGTGCTGAACACCACCAGGACGATGCCGCGGGAGACCTGGCAGCGACTGCTCCTGGAGGAGATGCACGCCATCGAACGCTGGGAGAACCGGCCCGCTGTAGGCTGGGACGTGACCCGGCTCGACACCCGCGAGATGGTGCTCACGCTCGAGGAGTCCATCCGTCGCGGCCGTATCGATGACCCCGGGACACGCGAGCCGCTGGAGATCCTGCGAGGTCTCGGGCTGCTCGTCGACGGCGACCACGTCTCTCGCGCCGCGGTCGTGCTGTTCTGCAAGGACGAAGCACCCTTGCCGGACTACCCGCAGCTGCTGCTCAAGGTGGCGCGGTTCAAGGGAACCACACGCGATGAGTTCCTCGACAATCGGGAGTTCCACGGCAACGCCTTTGCCCTGATGCGCCGAGCGGAGCGATTCCTGATCGAGTCGCTGCCCATCGCCGGACGCATTATCCCGGGACGCATGGACCGCGAGGACACGCCCCTGCTGCCGGTGGAGGCGATGCGCGAGGCACTCGCGAATGCGTTCGTTCATCGCGACTACTCCATCGGCGGCGGCTCGGTGAGCGTGGCGCTCTACGACGATCGGCTGGAGATCATCTCCATCGGCGACCTGCACTTCGGGCTGACCCCGGAGGCGCTCTTCCGCGAGCACGAGTCGAGGCCCTGGAATCCGATGATCGCGCGCACGTTCTACCGGCGAGGGATCATCGAGACCTGGGGGCGAGGCACGCTCAAGATCGCTCGACTCATGCGGGACGCCGGGCACGAGCCGCCCACGGTCGCCCTGCGGCCGGGGGCGGTGGTGGTGACCTTCGGCCTTCCCGTGGCGAGCGCCCCAGAAAACGCCCCAGAGGCGCCCCAGAAAACGACGGGGAAAACGCCGGGGAAAACGCCGGGGAAAACGCCGGGGAAAACGCCGGAGGCGATTCTGGCCCTCCTGCGATCGAATCCGAAGCTCTCGATCCCAGAACTCGCTGCGGAGTTGCGCAGGTCGTCCAGCGCCATCGAAAGGGCTGTCCGGAAGCTCCGCGAAGCCGGTCGACTGGAGCGCATCGGCCCCGACAAGGGCGGTCACTGGAAGGTGATCGAGTAA
- a CDS encoding ThiF family adenylyltransferase, whose protein sequence is MRVVGKRLAVSLNPALVAQSQESQVRTVSFWGDANQRTIASLTVAIIGLGSVGAMVAELLARTGVRRLILIDYDIVKVHNLDRTISAAPADVGRPKVEVAAVRLRAIATAADFEVQVVDASVVERDGFSSVLDADVTFSCVDRPWARHVLNRAAYSHLIPVIDGGILVLFRPGGKEMQSANWTVHAAGIGRPCLICQRAYTTDQVSLEQTGLLESETYIQGLPDDSPVKRRENIIAFSASVASFEVLQLVAMVSGLLGLTDPGQQRYSYYPGNVRLERVLQCESVCLTPAFAAQGDYAHAGLGQDHALTALRGGARNTQPIIQG, encoded by the coding sequence GTGCGTGTCGTCGGCAAGCGCCTCGCCGTCTCGCTAAATCCGGCGCTCGTTGCGCAGAGCCAAGAAAGCCAGGTACGCACCGTCAGCTTCTGGGGTGATGCAAATCAGCGCACGATCGCAAGTTTGACCGTCGCCATCATCGGGCTGGGGAGCGTCGGAGCTATGGTCGCGGAGCTACTCGCACGAACAGGAGTGAGGCGCCTCATTCTCATCGACTACGACATCGTAAAGGTCCACAACCTTGATCGTACGATCTCGGCTGCACCAGCTGATGTCGGTCGTCCAAAGGTCGAAGTCGCAGCGGTACGACTACGCGCGATAGCGACGGCGGCGGACTTTGAAGTGCAGGTCGTCGATGCCAGCGTGGTAGAACGTGATGGGTTCAGTAGCGTGTTGGACGCAGATGTGACGTTCTCCTGCGTTGATCGACCTTGGGCGCGCCACGTCTTGAACCGAGCAGCCTATTCGCACCTGATCCCAGTCATTGATGGAGGAATCCTCGTGTTGTTTCGACCCGGTGGCAAGGAGATGCAGAGCGCAAATTGGACGGTCCACGCGGCTGGGATTGGCCGTCCATGTCTGATATGTCAGCGCGCCTACACCACCGACCAGGTATCACTCGAACAGACGGGCCTTCTCGAGAGCGAGACCTACATCCAAGGCCTTCCAGATGACAGCCCGGTGAAGCGCCGCGAGAATATCATCGCCTTCAGCGCATCAGTCGCTTCCTTTGAGGTGCTTCAGTTGGTCGCGATGGTAAGCGGGCTCCTTGGCCTCACGGACCCCGGACAGCAGCGATACTCGTACTATCCAGGAAACGTCCGACTCGAAAGAGTGCTTCAGTGCGAGTCTGTTTGCTTGACGCCTGCGTTTGCTGCACAGGGTGACTATGCGCACGCAGGGCTCGGCCAGGACCATGCGCTGACTGCTCTCCGAGGCGGAGCTAGGAACACGCAACCGATCATTCAGGGGTAG
- a CDS encoding helix-turn-helix transcriptional regulator, which produces MIAQMGMGATLPLVRKPMHNPALYKTLGRNIAAARARVRPEGISQSGLAKRIGLTRGSVANIELGTQRPPVHVIWAIGLALGIEPSSLLPSSTELEAASGSVEITLEPAVERTVLESPRARAWLSMTRAKLESATTESSTKRSR; this is translated from the coding sequence GTGATTGCACAAATGGGCATGGGCGCTACATTACCGCTCGTGAGAAAGCCGATGCATAACCCCGCCCTCTACAAGACCTTAGGTCGAAACATCGCCGCCGCTCGCGCCCGCGTTCGGCCGGAAGGAATCAGCCAGTCGGGACTCGCCAAACGGATAGGCCTCACTAGAGGCTCTGTTGCGAATATCGAACTTGGTACGCAGCGCCCACCCGTTCATGTGATATGGGCGATAGGACTGGCGTTGGGTATCGAGCCATCGTCGCTGCTCCCTAGTTCGACCGAATTGGAGGCCGCATCAGGGTCGGTTGAGATAACCCTAGAGCCTGCTGTCGAGCGAACGGTCTTGGAATCTCCTCGAGCCCGAGCTTGGCTTTCTATGACGCGCGCGAAGTTGGAAAGCGCGACGACTGAATCGAGTACAAAACGGAGCCGTTGA
- a CDS encoding ImmA/IrrE family metallo-endopeptidase: MSEPERAASALLKKHGIVGPPVDVANVTKLLGISLQLADLGEDCSGMLVRAEGGAVIGVHFAHPPNRQRFTIAHELGHFVLHEGGTYVDRGTTLRLRSVASNSGSIVEEREANQFAAALLMPAAWLRREVKMHAIDLGDDESLRLLCERFGVSNQAMMYRLMNLRLLDDASSPS; the protein is encoded by the coding sequence ATGAGTGAGCCTGAGCGCGCAGCGTCTGCCCTCTTAAAGAAGCATGGCATCGTTGGGCCACCGGTCGACGTGGCAAACGTCACGAAGCTTCTGGGCATTTCGTTGCAGCTGGCAGATTTGGGCGAAGATTGCTCTGGCATGTTGGTGCGCGCTGAAGGGGGCGCGGTTATCGGAGTGCACTTCGCACATCCGCCGAATCGACAGCGGTTTACCATTGCCCATGAGCTTGGGCACTTTGTGCTACACGAAGGCGGGACGTACGTCGATCGTGGGACGACGCTCCGCCTTCGAAGTGTGGCGAGCAACTCTGGATCAATTGTCGAGGAACGCGAGGCAAACCAATTCGCGGCAGCCTTGCTCATGCCAGCAGCCTGGTTGCGACGCGAGGTAAAAATGCATGCCATAGACTTAGGAGACGACGAGTCTCTGCGCTTGCTATGCGAACGATTCGGTGTAAGCAACCAGGCGATGATGTACCGCCTCATGAACCTGCGTCTACTGGACGACGCGTCGTCACCGTCGTGA
- a CDS encoding HNH endonuclease, which produces MRTYLLTWNPGRAPGFADDIAEFTSSGGLIVPWSCGRTKRITVGDRLFLMQLGVEERGVIGSARAVSAPYEDDHWDADRAAAGDTALFVDAEFGDLRGEPVIGLAELSQRPFTGMNWTPQASGIEIPELQAKALAALWHDRMGGGSPSAKLGVPLPPDRADWYSAEDYVEALGRLGPAVTAKQRAMLRAHCEAPGRVLTVTQLAAAAGYARPEATYSQYGRLGSLLSRELGHGAETVATRMIGDDFRSAGGEVTWVMEPALARALVTLGWSRSAAAPPNLVGDVLAISATPRIGATQREALLQCRLGQGAFRRALLDLWKTCAVTGVAEEAALVASHIKPWHASTNEERLDPANGLLLVANIDALFDRGLVSFQDNGEMLIADRLHPGDCALLGLTASMRLRWPPLKSARYLAFHRRCYGFSA; this is translated from the coding sequence ATGAGAACGTACTTGCTGACCTGGAACCCCGGGCGCGCTCCAGGCTTTGCCGATGACATCGCGGAGTTTACTTCATCGGGAGGGCTGATCGTTCCGTGGAGCTGCGGGCGAACGAAGCGCATTACCGTCGGTGACCGCCTCTTCCTCATGCAACTAGGCGTGGAAGAGCGAGGGGTGATAGGCTCGGCGCGCGCTGTGAGCGCTCCATACGAGGACGACCACTGGGACGCCGATCGGGCCGCCGCCGGGGACACCGCACTGTTTGTCGACGCTGAATTCGGCGATCTCCGAGGCGAGCCAGTGATCGGCTTGGCAGAGCTGAGCCAGCGACCATTCACAGGCATGAACTGGACGCCTCAAGCATCCGGTATCGAGATTCCGGAACTGCAAGCTAAGGCACTTGCTGCGCTCTGGCACGATCGCATGGGTGGAGGCAGCCCTTCGGCCAAGCTTGGCGTCCCATTGCCGCCCGATCGCGCGGACTGGTATTCGGCGGAGGACTATGTGGAAGCTTTGGGAAGGCTCGGCCCAGCTGTAACGGCGAAGCAGCGGGCGATGTTGAGAGCGCACTGCGAAGCACCGGGGCGAGTGCTCACGGTAACTCAGCTCGCCGCTGCCGCAGGGTATGCTCGACCTGAAGCTACCTATTCGCAATACGGTCGACTCGGAAGCCTTCTGTCGCGAGAGCTCGGGCACGGCGCCGAGACGGTAGCGACCCGCATGATTGGGGACGACTTCAGGTCTGCTGGCGGAGAGGTCACCTGGGTGATGGAGCCAGCGCTCGCGCGAGCCTTGGTCACTCTGGGATGGTCAAGGTCGGCTGCCGCCCCGCCGAACCTCGTTGGCGATGTGCTCGCGATCTCTGCCACTCCAAGGATTGGCGCGACGCAGCGGGAAGCGCTCTTGCAGTGTCGCCTCGGACAGGGTGCCTTCCGGCGCGCTCTGCTCGACCTCTGGAAAACGTGTGCCGTGACCGGAGTTGCAGAAGAAGCGGCGCTCGTGGCCTCCCACATAAAGCCGTGGCACGCGAGTACCAATGAGGAGCGCTTGGATCCAGCGAATGGGCTACTCCTCGTCGCCAACATCGATGCGCTGTTCGATCGGGGACTGGTCTCCTTTCAAGACAACGGAGAGATGTTGATCGCTGACCGCCTCCATCCCGGCGACTGCGCGCTCCTCGGGCTCACAGCCAGCATGCGCCTGAGGTGGCCACCGCTAAAGAGCGCGCGCTACCTCGCGTTCCATCGGCGCTGTTACGGCTTCAGCGCCTAA
- a CDS encoding zinc ribbon domain-containing protein, whose amino-acid sequence MALVDCTECGRRISDKAAACPGCGAPLDGTDTAGPRRTATATYDYRTDSFGGSMVLVVKLAMRAVEELGWKLDQVNEVIGLVTFQTAMSWGSWSGVSCSLNIEETAQGTFRVAGTAKQNLSGGQIAAFDFGGEAEGKVLKAIDMMQKLADDPEE is encoded by the coding sequence ATGGCGCTAGTTGACTGTACGGAATGTGGGCGGAGGATCTCCGACAAGGCAGCGGCGTGTCCGGGGTGCGGGGCGCCGCTTGACGGGACCGATACCGCCGGTCCCCGACGAACAGCCACGGCGACCTATGATTACCGGACCGATTCGTTCGGTGGTTCGATGGTACTTGTGGTCAAGCTCGCGATGCGAGCCGTAGAAGAGCTAGGATGGAAGCTCGATCAGGTTAACGAAGTCATCGGCCTTGTCACCTTTCAGACTGCGATGAGCTGGGGTTCTTGGAGCGGAGTGTCCTGTTCGCTCAACATTGAGGAAACCGCTCAAGGCACCTTCCGCGTTGCGGGCACCGCAAAGCAGAACCTCAGCGGAGGGCAGATTGCCGCATTCGATTTTGGTGGCGAAGCGGAGGGAAAGGTGTTGAAGGCCATTGACATGATGCAGAAGCTCGCTGACGATCCTGAGGAGTGA
- a CDS encoding SAM-dependent DNA methyltransferase, with the protein MDQATHNKIVSFIWGIADDVLRDLFKRGKYPDVILPMCVIRRMDAVLEPAKQKVLETKKMLDEARITEQRAALCDAAGQAFYNTSKFTLRDLKSRASQQQLLADFEDYLNGFSPNVLDILENFKFRNQLQTLSKADAIGTLISKFLDPAIDLSPAGIDNHAMGTVFEELVRKFNEENNEEAGEHWTPRDAVRLMANLVFLPIEDQIKSGTYLLYDCACGTGGMLTVAEETLTAIGAKRGQQVRSLLYGQEINPETYAVCKADMLLKGEGESADHIVGGAEWSTLAHDAFPAQEFDFMLANPPYGKSWKKDLETMGGKDGMRDPRFKVMHNGEELSLVTRSSDGQMLFLANMAAKMNAKSALGSRIAEVHNGSSLFTGDAGQGESNIRRWLIENDWLEAIVALPLNLFYNTGIATYVWVLSNKKPTHRKGQVQLIDASQWFKSLRKNLGKKNCELSPEDIARINSTFLDFKETPESKIFPNAAFGYWKVTVERPLRLHSQLTLKAIETLRFTSGDQDIRAPLYEVFGDDLFTHFSKVSPALEKRLADWGDDEDEGDDEEGGSATKGLPEKKRKKLLDPRTWERDSRLVDAATTLRATLGDALFEDHNLFRDRVDAALEEAGVKLAAADLKQLLKAVSWRVETAPPVIAKVHKPGKAKADPLHGLYEATVEGKPAIVEYEPDPDLRDTEQVPLLDDGGIEAFIRREVLPYTPDAWVKDGATKIGYEISFTRHFYKPQPLRTLEEISADILFIEKEAEGILDGLLKGAK; encoded by the coding sequence GTGGACCAAGCCACCCATAACAAGATCGTCTCGTTCATCTGGGGCATCGCCGATGATGTCCTGCGTGACCTCTTCAAGCGCGGCAAGTACCCCGACGTCATCCTGCCGATGTGCGTCATCCGCCGTATGGATGCGGTGTTGGAGCCGGCCAAGCAGAAGGTGCTCGAGACCAAGAAGATGCTCGACGAGGCACGCATCACCGAGCAACGCGCCGCGCTGTGCGACGCCGCGGGGCAAGCTTTCTACAACACCTCGAAGTTCACCCTGCGCGACCTCAAGTCGCGGGCGAGTCAGCAGCAACTCCTGGCCGACTTTGAGGACTACCTCAACGGCTTCTCGCCCAACGTCCTCGACATTCTCGAGAACTTCAAGTTCCGCAACCAACTCCAGACACTGTCCAAGGCCGATGCCATTGGCACACTGATCTCCAAGTTCCTCGACCCAGCGATCGACCTTTCCCCGGCGGGCATCGACAACCACGCCATGGGGACCGTCTTTGAGGAGCTGGTCCGCAAGTTCAACGAGGAGAACAACGAAGAGGCAGGAGAACACTGGACGCCGCGCGATGCGGTCCGTCTGATGGCGAACCTCGTGTTCCTGCCGATCGAGGACCAGATCAAGTCCGGCACCTATTTGCTCTACGATTGCGCGTGTGGCACCGGCGGCATGCTGACGGTGGCCGAGGAGACGCTCACGGCCATCGGCGCCAAGCGCGGCCAGCAGGTCAGGTCCCTACTCTATGGTCAGGAGATCAACCCCGAGACTTACGCGGTCTGCAAGGCGGACATGCTCCTCAAGGGCGAAGGCGAGAGCGCCGACCACATCGTGGGCGGCGCGGAGTGGTCAACACTCGCGCACGATGCGTTCCCGGCGCAGGAGTTCGACTTCATGCTCGCCAACCCGCCGTACGGGAAGAGCTGGAAGAAGGATCTCGAAACGATGGGCGGCAAGGACGGCATGCGCGACCCGCGCTTCAAGGTGATGCACAACGGCGAGGAGCTGTCGCTGGTCACCCGTTCAAGTGATGGCCAGATGCTCTTCCTGGCCAACATGGCCGCCAAGATGAACGCCAAGTCGGCGCTGGGCAGCCGGATCGCCGAGGTCCACAATGGCTCGTCGCTGTTCACCGGCGATGCCGGCCAGGGCGAGAGCAACATCCGCCGCTGGCTGATCGAGAACGACTGGCTGGAGGCCATCGTCGCGTTGCCGCTCAACCTCTTCTATAACACCGGCATCGCCACGTACGTCTGGGTCCTGTCGAACAAGAAGCCCACGCACCGCAAGGGCCAGGTGCAGCTCATCGACGCCAGCCAGTGGTTCAAGTCGCTGCGCAAGAACCTCGGCAAGAAGAACTGCGAGCTCTCGCCTGAGGACATCGCACGCATCAACAGCACCTTCCTCGACTTCAAGGAAACGCCCGAGTCGAAGATCTTCCCCAATGCTGCCTTCGGCTACTGGAAGGTCACTGTCGAGCGCCCGCTTCGCCTCCACAGCCAGCTCACCCTCAAGGCGATCGAGACGCTGCGCTTCACCTCGGGCGACCAGGACATTCGCGCGCCACTGTACGAAGTATTCGGCGACGACCTCTTCACCCACTTCTCCAAGGTGTCACCAGCGCTGGAGAAGCGCCTGGCCGACTGGGGCGATGATGAGGACGAAGGTGATGACGAAGAGGGGGGAAGCGCCACGAAGGGCCTTCCCGAGAAGAAGCGCAAGAAGCTGCTCGACCCCAGAACGTGGGAGCGCGACAGTCGCCTGGTCGATGCCGCCACGACGCTCCGTGCTACGCTCGGTGATGCCCTGTTCGAGGACCACAACCTGTTCCGGGATAGAGTGGACGCCGCACTGGAAGAGGCCGGCGTCAAGCTCGCCGCCGCCGACCTGAAACAGCTTCTCAAAGCCGTGAGCTGGCGCGTCGAGACGGCGCCCCCCGTCATCGCCAAGGTGCACAAGCCTGGCAAGGCCAAGGCGGACCCACTCCATGGCCTCTACGAGGCGACAGTAGAGGGCAAGCCTGCCATCGTCGAGTACGAGCCAGACCCTGACCTGCGCGACACGGAGCAGGTGCCGCTCTTGGATGATGGTGGCATCGAGGCCTTCATCCGACGCGAGGTGCTGCCGTACACACCAGACGCCTGGGTCAAGGACGGCGCCACGAAGATCGGGTACGAGATCAGCTTCACGCGTCACTTCTACAAGCCGCAGCCATTGCGCACGCTGGAGGAGATCAGTGCCGATATCCTCTTCATCGAGAAGGAAGCCGAAGGGATCCTGGACGGTCTGCTGAAAGGAGCAAAGTGA
- a CDS encoding DUF262 domain-containing protein: MKATEAKLLSFLQKSPQFVIPIYQRTYSWTDKQCRQLWDDILRAGSSDAIAVHFIGSIVYVEQGLSQVTHQAPLLVIDGQQRLTTVSLLIEALARALGDGEPVDGFSAAKLRHYFLSNPLESGDRYFKLLLSQTDNASLKAVIKHTEQPKEPSLRVTQNFDLFTELLAEQKGDLAPVCRGLAKLVVVDIALSRDQDNPQLIFESMNSTGKELSQADLIRNFILMGLEPGLQTRLYEEYWRPMEQDFGQEAYGTQFDSFMRHYLTVRTGDIPREREVYEAFKDYSRTTPVRVAGIEALVKEIRAFARYFCALALGRDQDATLGMAFHDLRELRVDVAYPFLLELYHDYATGTLSAADFAVAVRLVEAYVFRRAICAIPTNSMNKTFATFGKALKKDRYLESIQAHFLTLPSYRRFPADDEFRRDLQTRDVYNFRSRSYWLRRLENHGRKERVPMDEYTIEHILPQNPDLPAAWKQALGNEWQRVQQQWLHTLGNLTLTGYNAEYSDRPFAEKRDMKGGFKESPLKLNAGIGQLAAWDEAAIQDRAGRLADQALTVWTAPRLDAARLAVYLPEKAAAIGGYSIEDHPHLSTGGMRGVFDAFRKEVLALDPCVIEEFKKLYVAYKAETNFVDVVPQAKRLILTLNMTFAEINDPKGLCRDVAGMGRWGNGDVEVGIKSLDELPYVMGLVRQSFERQMGDGGQA; encoded by the coding sequence ATGAAGGCCACCGAAGCCAAGCTGCTGAGCTTCCTGCAGAAGTCACCGCAGTTCGTCATTCCGATCTATCAGCGCACCTACTCCTGGACCGACAAGCAGTGCCGTCAGCTCTGGGACGACATCCTCCGCGCCGGGTCGAGCGACGCCATCGCCGTGCACTTCATCGGATCGATCGTCTACGTCGAGCAGGGGCTGTCGCAGGTCACGCACCAGGCGCCCTTGCTCGTGATCGACGGCCAACAGCGCCTGACTACCGTGTCACTGCTCATCGAGGCGCTGGCCCGCGCGCTGGGCGACGGCGAGCCTGTGGATGGCTTCTCCGCCGCCAAGCTGCGCCACTACTTCCTGAGCAACCCGCTTGAGAGCGGCGACCGCTACTTCAAGTTGCTGCTCTCACAGACCGACAATGCCTCGCTCAAGGCGGTCATCAAGCACACCGAGCAGCCCAAAGAGCCGTCGCTGCGCGTGACGCAGAACTTCGACCTGTTCACCGAGCTGCTCGCCGAACAGAAGGGCGATCTCGCCCCGGTCTGCCGCGGCCTCGCCAAGTTGGTGGTCGTGGACATCGCGCTCAGCCGAGATCAGGACAACCCGCAGCTCATCTTCGAGAGCATGAACTCCACCGGCAAGGAGCTGAGCCAGGCCGATCTGATCCGCAACTTCATCCTCATGGGCCTCGAACCCGGGCTCCAAACGCGCCTGTACGAGGAGTACTGGCGGCCGATGGAGCAGGACTTCGGACAAGAGGCATACGGGACCCAGTTCGACAGCTTCATGCGCCACTATCTGACCGTGCGAACGGGGGACATCCCACGTGAGCGCGAGGTCTACGAGGCGTTCAAGGACTACTCCCGCACCACGCCTGTGCGAGTCGCGGGCATTGAGGCGCTGGTAAAGGAGATCCGCGCGTTCGCCCGCTACTTCTGCGCCCTCGCGCTGGGCCGCGACCAGGACGCGACGCTCGGCATGGCCTTCCACGACCTGCGCGAGCTGAGGGTCGATGTCGCCTACCCGTTCCTGCTCGAGCTGTACCACGACTACGCGACCGGCACGCTCAGCGCCGCCGACTTCGCCGTCGCGGTGCGGCTCGTGGAGGCCTACGTGTTCCGACGCGCCATCTGCGCGATCCCCACCAACTCGATGAACAAAACCTTCGCCACCTTCGGCAAGGCGCTGAAGAAGGACCGCTACCTCGAGAGCATCCAGGCGCACTTCCTGACGTTGCCCTCCTATCGCCGCTTCCCGGCCGACGACGAGTTCCGGCGCGACCTGCAGACCCGCGACGTCTACAACTTCCGCAGCCGGAGCTATTGGCTGCGCCGGCTGGAGAACCACGGCCGAAAGGAGCGCGTGCCGATGGATGAGTACACGATCGAGCACATCCTGCCGCAGAACCCGGATCTCCCGGCAGCGTGGAAGCAGGCGCTTGGGAATGAGTGGCAGCGCGTGCAGCAGCAGTGGCTGCACACCCTCGGCAACCTCACGCTCACCGGCTACAACGCCGAGTACAGCGATCGCCCCTTCGCCGAGAAGCGCGACATGAAGGGCGGCTTCAAGGAGAGCCCGCTCAAGCTCAACGCCGGCATCGGCCAGCTCGCCGCCTGGGACGAAGCCGCCATTCAGGACCGCGCCGGTCGGCTCGCCGATCAGGCGCTCACGGTGTGGACCGCGCCCAGGCTCGATGCCGCTAGGCTCGCCGTGTATCTGCCCGAGAAAGCGGCCGCCATCGGCGGCTACAGCATCGAGGATCATCCGCACCTGAGCACGGGTGGCATGCGCGGCGTATTCGACGCTTTCCGGAAAGAAGTGCTCGCGCTCGATCCCTGCGTCATCGAGGAGTTCAAGAAGCTGTACGTCGCCTACAAGGCCGAGACGAACTTTGTCGATGTGGTGCCTCAAGCCAAACGGCTCATCCTGACCCTGAACATGACCTTTGCCGAGATCAACGATCCGAAGGGCTTGTGCCGAGATGTGGCCGGTATGGGCCGATGGGGCAACGGCGATGTGGAGGTTGGCATCAAGTCGCTCGACGAGCTGCCCTACGTCATGGGCCTCGTGCGCCAGTCGTTCGAGCGCCAGATGGGCGACGGAGGCCAGGCGTGA